From a single Vanacampus margaritifer isolate UIUO_Vmar chromosome 15, RoL_Vmar_1.0, whole genome shotgun sequence genomic region:
- the alox12 gene encoding arachidonate 12-lipoxygenase, 12S-type → MEVYIVTVATGTKAYAGTNNYIYVTLVGENGESERTLLDKHGLDLCRGAEDRYKVVSRTPLGSPLLVRLEKQRYWMEDNWFCRFVTVEPPNGEQLLTFPCYRWFVGDVMVEIREGAAKIQSDDSSALLRAHRRKELEDRQKIYRWMTWAPSIPRCIDAQTESDLPQDERFDNEKRSDFEYALQFALLELSLKKLAISFGKTWDDLEDFKRIFWKLRSPISEYCMAHWKEDCFFGYQCLNGSNPRMIRMCKTLPVNFPVTASMVQSSFPARTNLDKELKAGNIFLLDYVIMDGIPSNTIKGQPQYIAAPLCLLYQHPDHGLMPIAIQLGQIPGLDTPIFLPKDPSLAWLLAKMWVRHSEFQVFQVLSHLLRTHLVVEVFFVATLRQLPAVHPVYKLLAPHQRYTLEINCRGRNQLISADGIFKRVVSTGGDGLLILAQREYKDLTYRSLQPCLDFTDRGVSQLPNYFYREHGLMLWEAIHRFVSGMVSLYYQSDKDVHQDAELQAWIRDVTQEGFAELPNFGLPSELRSKGELSTLLAVIIFISTVQHAASNNGQFDWCAWVPNTPCTMRQPPPTDKDAVTIEEIMATLPDVSQSCVQMAITWHLGRAQPDAIHLGHYTEEHFTEGRAKELIGTFTKDLKEIEDYILSQNEGRELPYLFLLPSRVENSITI, encoded by the exons ATGGAAGTCTACATTGTAACCGTGGCAACAGGTACGAAGGCGTACGCGGGCACCAACAACTACATCTACGTGACTCTGGTGGGGGAGAATGGTGAAAGCGAGCGCACCCTCCTGGACAAGCATGGCTTGGACTTGTGTCGAGGAGCG GAGGATCGTTACAAGGTGGTCAGTCGTACGCCGCTGGGTTCACCGCTACTGGTCAGACTGGAGAAGCAGAGGTATTGGATGGAAGATAACTGGTTCTGTCGCTTCgtcacagtggaacctccaaacgGAGAGCAATTGCTCACATTCCCTTGTTACCGCTGGTTTGTTGGCGATGTCATGGTGGAGATACGAGAAGGAGCAG CCAAGATACAAAGCGATGACTCCTCAGCTCTACTGCGAGCCCACAGAAGGAAAGAACTTGAGGACAGACAGAAGATTTACAG ATGGATGACTTGGGCTCCGAGCATACCCCGATGTATCGACGCGCAAACGGAAAGCGATTTACCACAAGATGAACGCTTTGACAATGAGAAGAGGAGTGACTTTGAATATGCTTTACAATTTGC CTTGTTGGAGTTATCATTGAAGAAACTTGCCATCAGCTTTGGAAAAACCTGGGATGACCTGGAAGATTTCAAACGAATCTTCTGGAAGTTGCGTAGCCCCATATCCG AGTACTGCATGGCGCACTGGAAGGAAGATTGCTTCTTTGGTTACCAGTGTTTGAATGGCTCCAACCCGAGAATGATCCGAATGTGCAAGACGCTACCAGTGAACTTCCCAGTCACGGCTTCCATGGTGCAGAGCTCATTCCCGGCCAGAACCAACCTCGATAAAGAACTCAAG GCAGGGAATATCTTTTTGTTAGATTACGTCATCATGGACGGGATTCCAAGCAACACAATCAAGGGTCAACCGCAATACATTGCGGCTCCGCTCTGCCTCCTCTACCAACATCCAGATCACGGTCTTATGCCTATTGCCATTCAG CTGGGGCAGATACCTGGCTTGGACACGCCAATTTTCCTACCCAAAGACCCGTCTCTTGCCTGGCTGCTGGCAAAGATGTGGGTGCGCCATTCTGAGTTCCAGGTGTTCCAGGTACTCTCCCACCTGCTCAGGACTCATCTGGTGGTGGAGGTGTTCTTTGTGGCCACACTAAGACAGCTGCCAGCTGTACATCCTGTTTATAAG CTCCTGGCCCCCCATCAGCGCTACACACTGGAGATTAACTGTAGGGGGCGCAATCAGCTCATCTCTGCAGATGGCATCTTTAAACGG GTTGTGTCTACAGGTGGTGACGGTCTGCTCATTCTGGCCCAGAGAGAGTACAAAGATCTCACCTACCGCTCACTTCAACCCTGCCTGGATTTCACCGATCGAGGAGTTTCTCAGCTGCCAAACTATTTCTACAGAGAACATGGCCTTATGCTCTGGGAGGCCATACACAG ATTTGTATCAGGGATGGTGAGCTTGTACTATCAGTCGGACAAAGATGTTCATCAGGACGCTGAGCTCCAGGCCTGGATTAGAGACGTAACACAAGAGGGTTTTGCAGAGCTCCCCAATTTTG GGCTGCCGAGTGAGCTCCGTAGCAAAGGGGAACTCTCCACCTTGCTTGCAGTCATCATTTTCATCAGCACAGTTCAGCATGCTGCTTCAAACAACGGGCAG TTTGACTGGTGTGCGTGGGTACCCAACACCCCTTGCACCATGAGACAGCCGCCACCAACAGACAAGGACGCTGTAACCATAGAAGAGATCATGGCCACCCTTCCCGATGTCAGTCAGTCATGTGTGCAGATGGCCATCACCTGGCACCTGGGACGAGCACAACCAGACGCA ATTCATTTGGGCCACTACACAGAGGAGCACTTCACTGAGGGACGAGCTAAGGAGCTAATTGGTACATTTACAAAAGACCTCAAAGAGATTGAAGACTACATCCTGAGTCAGAATGAAGGGCGGGAGCTTCCGTATCTTTTCCTCCTTCCCAGTCGTGTAGAAAACAGCATCACCATATAG
- the nat16 gene encoding histidine N-acetyltransferase yields MMKIDSNLSAPQLPESLSQAGLQFTVATEEDFDDIMAMSQDIYGGLDYLPTRYSSWLQETNRTVILARKQGKVIALESVCVIDEGDTMLVEGLRVAPQERGKGVAGILLRFCAELVKSKYPEVKVSRLTRDDQLGPKDFQKYRIITKQGILLVRFRAEDLKCRLSDLSLTPASASSPKAPPIRLDHGAVRRLFLTSDLMRGVLPNATIIQDWQPFKPMPGNMAILMKKDIDWMVDDASKPSVGSLCTFPFRVPIGENWYYLNIDMFGNDLDLVRQQFLSHLERHTATLKGHIMCQMFLAPPLWKPMADFCRHALSVELVKEYTEQCVVESDVM; encoded by the exons ATGATGAAGATCGACAGCAACCTGAGCGCGCCGCAGCTGCCCGAGTCATTGTCCCAGGCCGGCCTTCAGTTCACCGTGGCCACCGAGGAGGACTTTGACGACATCATGGCCATGAGCCAGGACATCTACGGAGGCCTGGACTACCTGCCCACCAGATACAGCAGCTGGCTGCAGGAAACCAACCGCACAGTCATCCTGGCACGCAAACAGGGAAAAGTG ATCGCCCTGGAGTCGGTATGCGTGATCGACGAAGGTGACACCATGCTGGTGGAGGGCCTCCGCGTGGCCCCCCAGGAAAGGGGCAAGGGAGTGGCGGGAATCCTCCTGCGCTTTTGTGCCGAGCTGGTCAAGTCCAAATACCCTGAGGTGAAAGTCAGCCGCCTGACCCGCGACGATCAGCTGGGTCCCAAGGACTTCCAGAAGTATCGCATCATAACCAAGCAG GGCATCCTATTGGTGCGCTTCCGAGCCGAGGACCTCAAGTGTCGACTTTCGGACCTCTCACTGACGCCGGCGTCCGCCTCGTCCCCAAAGGCACCTCCCATACGTCTGGACCACGGCGCGGTCCGTCGGCTCTTTCTAACGAGCGACCTGATGCGGGGGGTTCTCCCGAACGCCACCATCATTCAAGACTGGCAGCCTTTCAAGCCCATGCCAGGTAACATGGCCATCCTGATGAAGAAGGATATCGACTGGATGGTGGACGATGCATCAAAGCCAAGCGTGGGAAGCCTGTGTACCTTCCCCTTTAGGGTCCCTATTGGAGAAAACTG GTACTACCTGAACATCGACATGTTCGGCAACGACCTGGATCTGGTTCGCCAGCAGTTCTTGAGCCACCTTGAGCGCCACACAGCCACTTTGAAGGGTCACATCATGTGCCAGATGTTCCTGGCCCCGCCCCTGTGGAAGCCCATGGCTGACTTTTGCCGCCACGCCCTGAGCGTGGAGCTGGTGAAGGAATACACGGAGCAATGCGTGGTGGAGTCTGACGTCATGTAG
- the mtm1 gene encoding myotubularin isoform X2 produces MMASPISVYNSSVLDAHISSTSRESLKMELLADVTLLPGEERIIDKDIIYICPFSGAVKGKVLITNYRLYFKSSDADVAVTLDVPLGTISRVEKMGGASSRGENSYGLDITCKDMRNLRFALKQEGHSRRDIFELLFKYAFPVSHGLPLFAYVTQEKYEENGWSIYRPVEELRRQGLPNNKWRITFINKNYELCDTYPTVLAVPFKCKEEDLRRVSSFRSKGRIPVLSWIHRENQAVIARCSQPLVGMSGKRNKDDERYLDLIRDANDTAKLTIYDARPNVNAVANKATGGGYEGDEYHNAELVFLDIHNIHVMRESLKKLKDIVYPNVEESHWLSSLESTHWLEHIKIVLSGAIQVADKVSSGNSVVVHCSDGWDRTAQLTSLAMLMLDSHYRTLKGLQVLIEKEWISFGHKFASRIGHGDKNHADQDRSPIFVQFMDCIWQMTKQFPTAFEFNERLLLTILDHLYSCRFGTFLYNCESAREQNTLRQKTVSLWSLVNSKTDIYLNPFYTPESGRVLYPVASMRHLELWVTYYIRWNPRIQQQSPVEQRYMELLALRDEYIKKLEELQLSDSTAPPSVRLANSGSSANTSSSSASSPTQPQQYTHLHTPF; encoded by the exons ATGATGGCCTCACCGATCTCCGTCTACAACTCCAGCGTCTTGGACGCGCACATCTCCAGC ACCTCCCGAGAGTCTCTGAAGATGGAGTTGTTGGCCGACGTCACCTTGCTGCCCGGAGAGGAAAGAATCATAG ACAAGGACATCATTTACATCTGTCCGTTCAGCGGCGCCGTCAAAGGCAAAGTGTTGATCACAAACTACCGACTTTACTTTAAGAGCTCGGATGCG gatgTGGCGGTGACACTGGATGTTCCGCTGGGCACCATCAGTCGCGTCGAAAAAATGGGCGGAGCGTCAAGTCGAGGAGAAAACTCGTACGGACTGGACATTACCTGCAAG GACATGCGAAACTTGAGGTTTGCACTGAAGCAGGAGGGCCACAGCCGGCGAGACATCTTTGAGCTGCTCTTCAAATACGCCTTCCCCGTCTCGCACGGCCTG CCTCTGTTCGCGTACGTGACTCAGGAGAAGTACGAAGAGAACGGCTGGAGCATCTACAGGCCTGTTGAGGAGCTCAGGCGGCAG GGTTTACCAAACAACAAGTGGCGCATTACTTTCATCAACAAGAACTACGAGCTTTGTGACACGTACCCCACTGTGCTGGCTGTGCCCTTTAAGTGTAAAGAGGAGGACCTGAGGAGAGTCTCTTCCTTCAGGTCCAAGGGACGCATCCCA GTCTTGTCCTGGATCCACCGCGAGAACCAGGCAGTGATTGCACGCTGCAGCCAGCCGCTAGTGGGCATGTCGGGGAAAAGGAACAAGGACGACGAGCGCTACCTGGACCTGATCAGGGACGCCAACGACACTGCCAAGCTCACCATTTACGACGCTCGCCCCAACGTCAACGCCGTGGCCAACAAG GCCACGGGAGGCGGCTACGAAGGCGACGAGTACCACAACGCCGAGCTGGTCTTCTTGGACATCCACAACATCCACGTCATGCGGGAGTCCTTGAAGAAGCTTAAGGATATTGTGTATCCCAATGTCGAGGAATCTCATTGGCTGTCCAGTCTGGAGTCCACTCACTGGCTAGAACACATCAAG attGTGTTGTCAGGAGCCATCCAAGTGGCAGACAAAGTGTCCAGTGGCAACTCGGTGGTGGTCCACTGCAGCGACGGCTGGGACAGGACGGCTCAGCTGACGTCCCTGGCCATGCTCATGCTGGACAGCCACTACCGCACGCTCAAAGGACTGCAG GTGCTCATCGAGAAGGAGTGGATCAGCTTCGGACACAAGTTCGCGTCC agGATAGGTCACGGTGACAAGAACCATGCCGATCAAGACAGGTCGCCCATCTTTGTTCAGTTCATGGACTGCATATGGCAGATGACCAAGCAG TTCCCCACTGCCTTCGAGTTCAACGAGCGCCTCCTGCTGACCATCCTGGACCACCTTTACAGCTGCCGCTTCGGGACCTTTCTCTACAACTGCGAGAGTGCGCGAGAGCAAAAT ACCCTGCGGCAGAAGACGGTGTCGCTGTGGTCGTTGGTCAACAGTAAGACAGACATTTATTTGAACCCTTTCTACACGCCCGAGTCGGGGAGGGTCCTCTACCCGGTGGCCAGCATGCGCCACCTTGAGCTGTGGGTCACCTACTACATACGCTGGAACCCGCGCATCCAACAGCAG AGTCCAGTGGAGCAGCGTTACATGGAGCTGTTGGCGCTCCGGGACGAGTACATCAAGAAGCTGGAGGAGCTGCAGCTTTCCGACTCGACGGCGCCCCCTTCAGTGCGGCTGGCCAACAGCGGCTCCAGCGCCAACACCTCGTCGTCGTCCGCGTCGTCCCCCACGCAGCCGCAGCAGTACACGCACCTACACACGCCCTTCTGA
- the mtm1 gene encoding myotubularin isoform X1, translating into MMASPISVYNSSVLDAHISSTSRESLKMELLADVTLLPGEERIIDKDIIYICPFSGAVKGKVLITNYRLYFKSSDADVAVTLDVPLGTISRVEKMGGASSRGENSYGLDITCKDMRNLRFALKQEGHSRRDIFELLFKYAFPVSHGLPLFAYVTQEKYEENGWSIYRPVEELRRQGLPNNKWRITFINKNYELCDTYPTVLAVPFKCKEEDLRRVSSFRSKGRIPVLSWIHRENQAVIARCSQPLVGMSGKRNKDDERYLDLIRDANDTAKLTIYDARPNVNAVANKATGGGYEGDEYHNAELVFLDIHNIHVMRESLKKLKDIVYPNVEESHWLSSLESTHWLEHIKIVLSGAIQVADKVSSGNSVVVHCSDGWDRTAQLTSLAMLMLDSHYRTLKGLQVLIEKEWISFGHKFASRIGHGDKNHADQDRSPIFVQFMDCIWQMTKQFPTAFEFNERLLLTILDHLYSCRFGTFLYNCESAREQNTLRQKTVSLWSLVNSKTDIYLNPFYTPESGRVLYPVASMRHLELWVTYYIRWNPRIQQQQSPVEQRYMELLALRDEYIKKLEELQLSDSTAPPSVRLANSGSSANTSSSSASSPTQPQQYTHLHTPF; encoded by the exons ATGATGGCCTCACCGATCTCCGTCTACAACTCCAGCGTCTTGGACGCGCACATCTCCAGC ACCTCCCGAGAGTCTCTGAAGATGGAGTTGTTGGCCGACGTCACCTTGCTGCCCGGAGAGGAAAGAATCATAG ACAAGGACATCATTTACATCTGTCCGTTCAGCGGCGCCGTCAAAGGCAAAGTGTTGATCACAAACTACCGACTTTACTTTAAGAGCTCGGATGCG gatgTGGCGGTGACACTGGATGTTCCGCTGGGCACCATCAGTCGCGTCGAAAAAATGGGCGGAGCGTCAAGTCGAGGAGAAAACTCGTACGGACTGGACATTACCTGCAAG GACATGCGAAACTTGAGGTTTGCACTGAAGCAGGAGGGCCACAGCCGGCGAGACATCTTTGAGCTGCTCTTCAAATACGCCTTCCCCGTCTCGCACGGCCTG CCTCTGTTCGCGTACGTGACTCAGGAGAAGTACGAAGAGAACGGCTGGAGCATCTACAGGCCTGTTGAGGAGCTCAGGCGGCAG GGTTTACCAAACAACAAGTGGCGCATTACTTTCATCAACAAGAACTACGAGCTTTGTGACACGTACCCCACTGTGCTGGCTGTGCCCTTTAAGTGTAAAGAGGAGGACCTGAGGAGAGTCTCTTCCTTCAGGTCCAAGGGACGCATCCCA GTCTTGTCCTGGATCCACCGCGAGAACCAGGCAGTGATTGCACGCTGCAGCCAGCCGCTAGTGGGCATGTCGGGGAAAAGGAACAAGGACGACGAGCGCTACCTGGACCTGATCAGGGACGCCAACGACACTGCCAAGCTCACCATTTACGACGCTCGCCCCAACGTCAACGCCGTGGCCAACAAG GCCACGGGAGGCGGCTACGAAGGCGACGAGTACCACAACGCCGAGCTGGTCTTCTTGGACATCCACAACATCCACGTCATGCGGGAGTCCTTGAAGAAGCTTAAGGATATTGTGTATCCCAATGTCGAGGAATCTCATTGGCTGTCCAGTCTGGAGTCCACTCACTGGCTAGAACACATCAAG attGTGTTGTCAGGAGCCATCCAAGTGGCAGACAAAGTGTCCAGTGGCAACTCGGTGGTGGTCCACTGCAGCGACGGCTGGGACAGGACGGCTCAGCTGACGTCCCTGGCCATGCTCATGCTGGACAGCCACTACCGCACGCTCAAAGGACTGCAG GTGCTCATCGAGAAGGAGTGGATCAGCTTCGGACACAAGTTCGCGTCC agGATAGGTCACGGTGACAAGAACCATGCCGATCAAGACAGGTCGCCCATCTTTGTTCAGTTCATGGACTGCATATGGCAGATGACCAAGCAG TTCCCCACTGCCTTCGAGTTCAACGAGCGCCTCCTGCTGACCATCCTGGACCACCTTTACAGCTGCCGCTTCGGGACCTTTCTCTACAACTGCGAGAGTGCGCGAGAGCAAAAT ACCCTGCGGCAGAAGACGGTGTCGCTGTGGTCGTTGGTCAACAGTAAGACAGACATTTATTTGAACCCTTTCTACACGCCCGAGTCGGGGAGGGTCCTCTACCCGGTGGCCAGCATGCGCCACCTTGAGCTGTGGGTCACCTACTACATACGCTGGAACCCGCGCATCCAACAGCAG CAGAGTCCAGTGGAGCAGCGTTACATGGAGCTGTTGGCGCTCCGGGACGAGTACATCAAGAAGCTGGAGGAGCTGCAGCTTTCCGACTCGACGGCGCCCCCTTCAGTGCGGCTGGCCAACAGCGGCTCCAGCGCCAACACCTCGTCGTCGTCCGCGTCGTCCCCCACGCAGCCGCAGCAGTACACGCACCTACACACGCCCTTCTGA
- the LOC144035562 gene encoding phosphatidylinositol-3,5-bisphosphate 3-phosphatase MTMR2-like, which translates to MADGTETGADPNGAWSSAAVSSANGPDPDSPSGGHVEWCKQLIAATLSSHVSAVCDVITKDSADECFRCHGDDDTEHPANALKPLAPRLKISEKASAVPLLPGENIQTTIEDVTYICPFRGLLNGTLTITDYKLYFSSIERECPFVLAVNLGVISRVETVGIPDRGDNTEGLELVCKDLRSLKFAYKTSTAHTDVAKTVASRAFPLSRQLTLFAFRYEQRFDADGWKVYEPLAEWRRQGLPNESWTISRLNASYQLCDTYPAVLVVPTNIVDDDIKRVAAFRAKRRIPVLSWLHPESQAALVRCGQPLVGAADRCCKEDERLLQTIMDANAHSHKLSVFDARQFSAARSNKDKDGGYESESVYANVELNFLEIPNIHVMREALRKLKDVLYPDIDQARWHSNLDQTHWLHYIQLLLRGASQMASKLERAQTSVVVHCSDGWDRTAQLTSLTMLMLDGYYRTLRGFQVLVEKEWISFGHKFAARVGHGDDDHCNSERSPLFVQFVDCVWQMSRQFPAAFEFNELFLLTLLDHLYSCLFGTFLCNSEQERAAQELQIRTASLWSYINSQPEDFSNPLYVHKSHSVLYPLASCRHLELWTAYYARWNPRVRPQAAQHRMLKDLLLLRAQLERRVEELRREVQANSPASSPDRAAGTAAATVV; encoded by the exons ATGGCAGATGGAACCGAAACCGGGGCCGACCCAAATGGAGCTTGGAGTTCGGCTGCCGTCAGCAGCGCAAATGGACCCGATCCAGACAG TCCATCGGGAGGTCACGTGGAGTGGTGTAAACAGTTAATCGCGGCCACTTTGTCCAGTCACGTCTCGGCAGTGTGTGACGTCATCACCAAG GATTCTGCGGATGAGTGTTTCCGTTGCCATGGAGACGATGACACCGAGCATCCCGCCAACGCTTTG AAGCCTCTGGCACCACGGCTGAAAATAAGTGAAAAGGCGTCTGCAGTTCCTCTCCTGCCAGGGGAAAACATCCAGACGACCA ttgagGATGTGACATACATTTGTCCCTTTAGAGGCCTGCTCAACGGAACCTTGACCATCACTGACTACAAGCTCTACTTCAGTAGCATAGAAAGG GAATGTCCATTTGTCCTGGCCGTCAACCTGGGCGTCATCAGCCGTGTGGAGACTGTGGGCATCCCCGACCGAGGCGACAACACAGAAGGCCTGGAGCTGGTCTGCAAG GACCTGAGGAGTCTGAAGTTCGCCTATAAAACGAGTACGGCCCACACCGACGTGGCGAAGACGGTGGCCTCGCGAGCGTTTCCGCTGTCCCGCCAGCTG ACTTTATTCGCCTTCCGCTATGAGCAGCGCTTTGATGCGGACGGCTGGAAGGTTTACGAGCCGCTGGCCGAGTGGCGGCGGCAG GGTCTCCCCAACGAGAGCTGGACCATCAGTCGACTGAACGCGTCCTATCAGCTGTGCGATACGTACCCCGCCGTCCTGGTGGTCCCCACCAACATCGTGGACGACGACATCAAGCGGGTGGCGGCGTTCCGAGCCAAGCGGCGCATTCCG GTGTTGTCTTGGCTCCACCCCGAGTCGCAGGCGGCCCTGGTGCGCTGTGGCCAGCCGCTGGTTGGCGCGGCCGACCGCTGCTGCAAAGAGGACGAGCGCCTCCTCCAGACCATCATGGACGCCAACGCGCACTCCCACAAGCTCAGCGTCTTCGACGCCCGACAATTCAGCGCCGCGCGCAGCAACAAA GATAAGGACGGCGGCTACGAGAGCGAGAGCGTCTACGCCAACGTGGAGCTGAACTTCCTGGAGATCCCCAACATCCACGTGATGCGCGAGGCCCTCAGGAAGTTGAAGGACGTGCTGTACCCCGACATCGACCAAGCGCGCTGGCACTCCAACCTTGACCAAACGCACTGGCTCCACTACATTCAG CTGCTGCTGCGTGGAGCATCCCAGATGGCGTCCAAGCTGGAGCGCGCGCAGACGTCAGTGGTGGTCCACTGCAGCGACGGCTGGGACAGGACGGCTCAGCTGACGTCTCTGACCATGCTCATGCTGGACGGCTACTACCGCACGCTCCGAGGGTTCCAG gttcTGGTGGAAAAGGAGTGGATCAGCTTTGGACACAAGTTTGCTGCT CGCGTGGGCCACGGCGACGACGACCACTGCAACTCTGAGCGCTCGCCTCTCTTCGTCCAGTTCGTGGACTGCGTGTGGCAGATGAGCCGGCAG TTCCCGGCGGCGTTCGAGTTCAACGAGCTTTTCCTGCTGACGCTGCTGGACCACCTGTACAGCTGCCTCTTCGGAACCTTCTTGTGCAACAGCGAGCAAGAGCGCGCGGCGCAG GAGCTCCAGATACGGACAGCGTCCCTGTGGTCCTACATCAACAG CCAGCCTGAGGACTTTAGCAACCCGCTGTACGTCCACAAGAGCCACAGCGTGCTCTACCCGCTGGCGTCCTGCAGGCATCTAGAGCTGTGGACGGCTTACTATGCACGATGGAACCCTCGCGTGAGACCGCAG GCGGCGCAGCATCGCATGCTGAAGGATCTGCTGCTGTTGCGGGCCCAACTTGAGCGACGGGTGGAAGAGCTGCGTAGGGAGGTCCAGGCCAACTCTCCGGCATCATCGCCCGACCGTGCCGCTGggaccgccgccgccaccgtggtctga